A single genomic interval of Metamycoplasma salivarium harbors:
- the atpD gene encoding F0F1 ATP synthase subunit beta, whose product MPIETKTTKKVATKKVVKKTITKTDEKITKPTKKVLTPSDNFGIITQILGSVIDVRFEEGKIPKILNALEIIQDDLSKPKQILEVAQHIGNDSVRTIAMNLTIGLKRGMQVKDLGAPISVPVGKEVLSRMFNVLGEPIDGKDAKFKEFQVIHRQAPSYEEQKPTLEIFETGIKAIDLLMPYIKGGKIGLFGGAGVGKTVLIQELINNIVKQHGGLSVFAGVGERTREGNDLYNEMKASGVLEKTALVFGQMNEPPGARMRAPYTALTMAEYFRDTLGQDVLLFIDNIFRFTQAGSEVSALLGRMPSAVGYQPTLATEMGQLQERITSTNKGSITSVQAVYVPADDLTDPAPATTFTHLDAKTVLDRDIAALGIYPAIDPLASNSRIMDPNVIGIEHYQTARDVQNILQRFKELQDIIAILGMHELNDEDKKIVARARRIRNFLSQPFFVAEKFSGLKGEYISLKDNIRSFKEILSGKYDDIPEEAFLYVGTIDDVLKKAEKIAKRQ is encoded by the coding sequence ATGCCAATAGAAACAAAAACTACTAAAAAAGTAGCAACTAAAAAAGTTGTTAAAAAAACTATTACAAAAACTGATGAAAAAATTACTAAACCAACTAAAAAGGTTTTAACTCCATCAGATAATTTTGGTATTATTACTCAAATTCTGGGTTCTGTTATCGATGTTAGATTTGAAGAAGGTAAAATTCCTAAAATTTTAAATGCTTTAGAAATCATTCAAGATGATTTATCTAAACCAAAGCAAATTTTAGAAGTTGCACAACATATTGGAAATGATTCTGTAAGAACGATTGCAATGAATCTAACAATTGGTTTAAAAAGAGGCATGCAAGTTAAAGATTTAGGTGCACCTATTTCTGTACCTGTTGGAAAAGAAGTGTTATCTAGAATGTTTAACGTCTTAGGCGAACCTATTGATGGAAAAGATGCAAAATTCAAAGAATTTCAAGTAATTCACCGTCAAGCACCAAGTTATGAAGAACAAAAACCAACTCTTGAAATTTTTGAAACAGGTATTAAAGCAATTGATTTATTAATGCCTTATATCAAAGGCGGAAAAATCGGTTTATTTGGTGGTGCTGGTGTTGGAAAAACTGTTTTAATTCAAGAACTTATTAACAACATTGTTAAACAACATGGTGGACTTTCTGTTTTTGCTGGTGTTGGTGAACGTACCCGTGAAGGAAACGACTTATATAATGAAATGAAAGCGTCAGGCGTTTTAGAAAAAACAGCCTTGGTTTTTGGTCAAATGAATGAACCTCCAGGGGCTAGAATGAGAGCACCTTATACTGCATTAACTATGGCTGAATATTTTAGAGACACCTTAGGTCAAGATGTGCTTTTATTTATTGATAATATTTTCAGATTTACTCAAGCTGGTTCTGAAGTTTCAGCATTATTAGGTAGAATGCCTTCAGCTGTAGGTTATCAACCTACTTTAGCAACTGAAATGGGCCAATTACAAGAAAGAATTACATCAACTAATAAAGGATCAATCACCTCAGTTCAAGCTGTGTATGTTCCAGCAGATGACTTAACAGACCCTGCTCCTGCTACAACATTTACACATCTTGATGCTAAAACTGTTTTGGATCGTGATATTGCAGCTTTAGGTATTTATCCTGCAATTGACCCTTTAGCTTCAAATTCAAGAATTATGGACCCAAATGTGATTGGAATAGAACATTATCAAACAGCGCGTGATGTTCAAAATATCTTACAAAGATTTAAAGAATTGCAAGATATTATTGCTATTTTAGGTATGCATGAACTTAATGATGAAGATAAGAAAATTGTTGCTCGTGCAAGAAGAATTAGAAACTTTTTATCACAACCATTTTTCGTTGCAGAAAAATTTTCAGGTCTTAAAGGCGAATATATTTCTTTAAAAGATAACATTCGTTCATTTAAAGAAATATTATCTGGAAAATACGATGATATTCCAGAAGAAGCATTCTTATATGTTGGAACTATTGATGATGTATTAAAAAAAGCAGAAAAGATTGCTAAAAGACAATAA
- a CDS encoding F0F1 ATP synthase subunit epsilon produces the protein MSIETNTNTNSNNFNLIINTPKGLFLDKYVSIATFKTTEGYRGIMKDAIEFTAAIVPSKIYLTLDNKKEQIYYIDHGIVHFKNNVLSIIVNDISEKPIEEAKLNAPKDDKYTIIEEIKIKHNIVK, from the coding sequence ATGTCAATAGAAACTAATACAAATACAAATTCAAATAATTTTAATTTAATCATCAATACACCTAAAGGACTTTTTTTAGATAAATATGTTTCAATAGCAACTTTCAAAACCACCGAAGGATATCGTGGTATTATGAAAGATGCTATTGAATTTACTGCCGCTATTGTTCCGTCAAAAATTTATTTAACTTTGGATAATAAAAAAGAACAAATATATTACATTGATCATGGAATAGTACATTTTAAAAATAATGTACTTTCAATCATTGTCAACGATATCTCTGAAAAACCTATTGAAGAAGCTAAATTAAATGCTCCTAAAGATGATAAGTATACAATTATTGAAGAAATAAAAATTAAACATAATATTGTGAAATAA